A single Cryomorphaceae bacterium DNA region contains:
- the map gene encoding type I methionyl aminopeptidase, producing the protein MVHLKSTEEIELMRESALVVSKTLGEVAKVVAPGVTPLKLDELAEECIRDLGAEPGFLGLYDFPNSLCISVNEMVVHGIPNDRPLEEGDVISVDCGALMNGFYGDHAYTFPVGKVDPEVEKLLEVTKESLYLGIEQARAGNRVGDIGHAIQSYTEGHGYGVVRELVGHGLGKDMHEDPQIPNYGRPGRGKKLQNGMVLAIEPMINLGTRHIRQLNDGWSIVTQDKEPSAHFEHDVAIVNGEPEILSTFDYVYEALGLDITDPASLKTRA; encoded by the coding sequence ATGGTACACTTAAAGTCCACAGAAGAAATTGAACTGATGCGCGAAAGTGCATTGGTGGTGAGCAAAACCCTTGGCGAAGTCGCCAAAGTGGTAGCGCCTGGCGTTACTCCGCTTAAATTGGATGAGTTGGCCGAAGAGTGCATTCGCGATCTTGGCGCGGAGCCCGGTTTTCTGGGGCTGTATGATTTCCCGAATTCACTGTGTATCTCCGTTAATGAAATGGTCGTCCACGGTATTCCAAACGACCGTCCACTGGAAGAAGGAGACGTCATTTCGGTCGACTGCGGTGCGCTGATGAATGGATTTTACGGCGATCACGCCTATACTTTTCCAGTGGGCAAAGTAGATCCTGAAGTCGAGAAACTTCTCGAAGTAACCAAAGAGAGCCTCTACCTAGGTATTGAGCAGGCTCGTGCCGGAAATCGCGTCGGAGACATTGGTCATGCGATCCAGAGCTACACCGAAGGACACGGCTACGGAGTGGTCCGTGAGCTCGTTGGGCACGGTTTGGGAAAAGACATGCACGAAGATCCACAGATTCCAAACTACGGCCGTCCGGGTCGAGGTAAGAAACTTCAGAACGGCATGGTGCTCGCCATTGAGCCCATGATCAACCTGGGGACTCGACATATTCGCCAGCTCAATGATGGATGGAGTATTGTTACGCAAGACAAAGAGCCCAGCGCACACTTTGAGCACGATGTGGCCATTGTCAATGGAGAACCTGAAATCCTCTCTACGTTTGACTACGTCTACGAGGCTCTAGGTTTGGACATTACCGATCCCGCTTCGCTGAAAACGCGTGCCTGA
- a CDS encoding DUF3050 domain-containing protein: protein MQYLKKTEAELDLQRHELVRHPVFMGVRNIAGLRRMMEYHVFAQYDFAVLNHAVARQIQWHYAAGAKELFQAYRGVMEDMGADTRAIDTFETLKRSNVAHADALRHCGAPQAVINYSTFSGQISGLAELHLLLALMAYARDHRVHETFIRALVEAPKPLADVLKPLDHFIPDYLAFPREELYRDAREVLREYCGNDPEMWVQVREYSQKAMRLRRRVWDGLLNELVMV from the coding sequence ATGCAGTATTTGAAGAAAACAGAAGCCGAATTAGACCTACAGCGCCATGAGTTGGTGCGTCACCCTGTCTTTATGGGGGTGCGTAACATCGCAGGATTGCGCCGTATGATGGAATATCATGTCTTTGCCCAATACGATTTTGCCGTATTGAACCACGCTGTGGCGCGCCAGATTCAGTGGCATTACGCCGCGGGGGCCAAGGAGTTATTTCAGGCCTACCGAGGAGTTATGGAGGACATGGGAGCCGATACCCGCGCCATTGATACGTTTGAGACCCTGAAGCGCTCCAACGTTGCCCATGCAGATGCCCTGCGCCACTGTGGCGCTCCTCAAGCGGTGATCAATTATTCTACCTTCAGTGGTCAAATCAGCGGTTTGGCGGAGCTTCATTTACTCTTAGCACTCATGGCTTATGCACGCGATCACCGCGTTCACGAGACCTTTATTCGCGCACTGGTTGAAGCGCCCAAGCCACTGGCCGATGTGTTGAAGCCCTTGGACCATTTCATCCCGGACTACTTGGCTTTCCCTCGGGAAGAATTGTATCGCGATGCACGTGAAGTGCTTCGGGAATACTGCGGAAATGACCCAGAGATGTGGGTCCAGGTTCGCGAATACAGCCAAAAAGCTATGCGTTTGCGCCGCCGTGTATGGGACGGTCTTTTGAACGAGCTGGTAATGGTGTAA
- a CDS encoding UvrD-helicase domain-containing protein: MTAPHFPVYYASAGSGKTFNLVREYLERCLKDPEPDKVFKGILAITFTNKAAGEMKERVVRALRTFVTSDGTSDAMAQQIQANLGLKPDEFTKRCRLLLSGILHEYDRFSVGTIDKFNSRILRTFALDLDLPLSYEVEMETDRLIEEAVDRLLDIMGEDQGVTRLLTKYSTQQIRDNKDWRIQRDLLDKGKLLFQEQHRSHLEGQAGMTPKDYLEAIGKIQSRREALGHHARKSIEKIQALIDRPGQGPMLFAGKALNKWLVKHGALRYASELDMQKEKDGAATYRVGWIEKALEHHQWINLSAPAEDQSWLESHEGELHGLLTQLFEAYRADLPLSLYARNIYGMAVLTVLDRSLDEVKRERNVVHISEFNRTIADQVRQQPVLYIYERLGERYYHYFIDEFQDTSVMQWQNLLPLTHEALSKGGSSMVVGDGKQAIYRWRGGEVESFLELTAGHKPHYQSGAGLVQVPFAPEPISLKDNWRSRQQIVSFNNELYSEAAGELEDPRFVDLYRASGQSPKGKEGGHISLHAYSEKLNKEDLWPEMFQWTEDRINRAREQGFEFADLCILVRKKEEGQAIAEFLQRSGIPVISNESLLLSASPEVNVLVQFLRWKATGNTKDAVSRILLYLFDRLEVPKAERHHWLRKALNEGAVEEVLNTWMPSWDAAGWEQRTLYEKVNSLSGWIPEFPMESAYVEFFLDLCHQFSVRSKGTEAEFLEWWEDTLHKHSIVVPAGMNAVQIMTIHKAKGLEFPVVLVPAAHWAPRTADQQDWFALPEEEAEEYGLSEVFLNMNPNMLVTSPDLAQLYRRSQEALRLDDLNLLYVATTRAVDELHVAFKPDADKQGVQRYFERWLKAQGREHTPGTSDSWGTPVAVSVSEQPDEVQEEVVRGKPEEWRDKLRLSFESNRYWGLGGEARPYGVEAHRILQEIESVNDADRVLEQWEVDGLLNASAREGLEKDIRDMLARPEVAKYFDPASRSRNEASILLPNGGAQRPDRLIFHPDGGVSIVDFKTGAPSAKHRQQVDEYANLLNSAHVNVVNRALIYVGPYALDENW; this comes from the coding sequence ATGACCGCCCCCCACTTCCCCGTCTACTACGCCTCCGCTGGCTCCGGCAAGACCTTCAACTTAGTTCGGGAGTACCTTGAACGCTGCCTAAAAGACCCCGAACCCGATAAAGTTTTCAAGGGCATTTTGGCCATTACCTTTACCAATAAGGCTGCGGGTGAAATGAAAGAGCGGGTCGTTCGTGCCCTGAGAACGTTTGTGACCTCTGACGGAACAAGCGATGCCATGGCTCAACAGATTCAGGCGAACTTAGGTTTAAAACCGGATGAGTTCACGAAGCGCTGTCGCCTGCTTCTTTCGGGTATACTTCATGAATACGACCGGTTCTCGGTTGGCACCATTGACAAGTTCAACAGTCGAATCCTGAGAACCTTTGCTCTGGACCTGGATTTACCGCTCAGCTATGAAGTGGAAATGGAGACGGACCGCTTGATCGAGGAAGCTGTGGACCGCCTCTTGGACATCATGGGAGAAGATCAAGGCGTTACTCGCCTTTTGACCAAGTACAGCACTCAACAAATTCGCGACAATAAGGATTGGCGCATACAGCGGGACTTGTTGGATAAAGGGAAACTCCTTTTTCAGGAACAGCACCGTTCGCATTTAGAGGGCCAGGCAGGAATGACCCCGAAGGATTATCTGGAGGCGATCGGCAAAATTCAATCGCGCCGTGAGGCGCTGGGCCATCATGCAAGAAAGAGTATTGAAAAAATTCAGGCCCTTATTGACCGACCGGGACAGGGACCGATGCTCTTTGCTGGGAAAGCGCTGAATAAGTGGCTGGTCAAGCACGGAGCGTTGCGTTATGCCAGCGAACTGGATATGCAAAAAGAGAAGGACGGAGCGGCTACCTATCGCGTCGGCTGGATCGAAAAAGCACTGGAACATCATCAGTGGATCAACCTGTCTGCACCGGCAGAAGACCAGTCTTGGCTCGAAAGTCATGAAGGTGAACTACACGGACTTTTGACCCAACTTTTTGAGGCGTATCGGGCCGACCTGCCTCTTTCCTTGTACGCTCGAAACATTTATGGGATGGCGGTTTTGACCGTCTTGGACAGGAGTCTTGATGAGGTAAAGCGAGAGCGAAATGTGGTTCATATCTCGGAGTTCAACCGAACCATAGCGGACCAGGTACGTCAACAACCGGTACTGTACATCTACGAGCGCTTAGGCGAGCGCTACTACCACTACTTCATCGACGAATTTCAAGACACTTCGGTCATGCAATGGCAAAACCTCTTGCCGCTGACCCATGAAGCGCTGTCTAAGGGTGGATCTTCGATGGTTGTGGGTGATGGAAAACAAGCAATTTATCGATGGCGCGGAGGGGAAGTGGAATCCTTCTTGGAATTGACCGCGGGGCACAAACCCCATTACCAGAGTGGTGCGGGCTTGGTCCAGGTTCCTTTTGCACCTGAACCCATTTCGCTCAAGGACAACTGGCGTAGTCGGCAGCAGATTGTATCCTTTAACAATGAGCTTTATTCCGAAGCGGCAGGTGAGCTGGAAGACCCTCGATTCGTGGATCTCTACCGGGCCTCTGGGCAGTCTCCGAAAGGAAAAGAGGGCGGACACATTAGCCTTCATGCCTATTCTGAAAAGCTGAATAAAGAGGACCTGTGGCCGGAGATGTTTCAATGGACGGAAGACCGAATAAACAGGGCTCGAGAGCAGGGCTTTGAATTCGCGGACCTCTGTATTCTGGTTCGGAAAAAGGAAGAAGGTCAGGCCATCGCGGAATTCCTTCAGCGCTCCGGTATTCCGGTCATCAGCAACGAAAGCCTCTTGCTGAGCGCTTCCCCGGAAGTGAATGTCCTGGTCCAGTTCCTTCGTTGGAAAGCTACGGGCAATACAAAGGATGCCGTTTCTCGAATACTCCTCTATTTGTTTGATCGATTGGAGGTGCCCAAGGCCGAACGCCATCATTGGCTGCGCAAAGCCTTGAATGAAGGCGCGGTAGAGGAAGTGCTCAATACCTGGATGCCCTCCTGGGACGCGGCCGGATGGGAGCAGCGCACGCTTTATGAGAAGGTGAATAGCCTCAGTGGATGGATCCCCGAATTCCCGATGGAAAGCGCCTATGTCGAATTCTTTTTGGATCTCTGTCACCAGTTCAGCGTGCGCAGTAAAGGAACGGAAGCCGAATTCTTGGAATGGTGGGAGGACACCCTGCACAAACACAGCATTGTGGTTCCTGCGGGCATGAACGCCGTACAAATCATGACCATCCACAAGGCCAAGGGTCTGGAGTTTCCTGTGGTTCTAGTTCCGGCAGCTCATTGGGCACCGAGGACAGCAGATCAGCAAGATTGGTTCGCCCTTCCCGAAGAAGAGGCGGAGGAATATGGCCTCTCCGAGGTCTTCCTCAACATGAATCCGAACATGCTGGTGACCTCACCCGATTTGGCCCAGTTGTACCGCAGAAGCCAAGAAGCCTTGCGGCTCGATGACTTAAACTTACTCTATGTGGCAACGACCCGAGCGGTCGACGAACTGCACGTGGCTTTCAAGCCCGACGCCGATAAACAAGGCGTTCAGCGCTATTTCGAAAGATGGCTCAAGGCTCAGGGCCGCGAGCACACACCGGGAACATCCGATTCCTGGGGGACTCCTGTAGCTGTGAGCGTTTCCGAGCAGCCCGATGAGGTACAGGAAGAAGTAGTCCGCGGCAAGCCAGAAGAATGGCGCGATAAGCTTCGACTGAGCTTTGAATCCAATCGCTATTGGGGCCTTGGCGGCGAAGCCCGACCTTACGGCGTTGAGGCCCATCGAATCCTTCAGGAAATTGAATCCGTGAATGATGCAGACCGCGTGTTGGAACAGTGGGAAGTGGACGGCTTGCTGAACGCATCGGCCCGTGAGGGCCTAGAAAAGGACATTCGCGATATGCTGGCCCGGCCCGAGGTGGCGAAGTACTTCGACCCTGCATCGCGATCGCGAAACGAGGCCTCGATTCTACTTCCGAACGGCGGCGCCCAACGGCCCGATCGCCTGATCTTTCATCCCGACGGCGGAGTGAGCATTGTCGATTTCAAAACGGGGGCCCCGAGTGCCAAACACCGGCAACAGGTGGACGAATATGCTAACCTTTTGAACTCCGCACACGTAAACGTAGTTAACAGGGCGCTCATTTACGTGGGTCCTTATGCGCTGGACGAGAACTGGTAA
- a CDS encoding superoxide dismutase produces MAFELPALPYAYDALEPHIDARTMEIHHSKHHNGYTTKLNAAVEGTDLAGKSIEDILANVSAHGGGVRNNGGGYYNHNLFWSVMGPNGGGNPSGELADAINSAFGSFDAFKEQFSNAAATQFGSGWAWLVVNNGALEVCSTPNQDNPLMDASDCSGTPILGLDVWEHAYYLNYQNRRPDYIGAFFNVINWDEVARRYAEAK; encoded by the coding sequence ATGGCCTTTGAATTACCTGCACTCCCCTATGCGTACGATGCTTTGGAGCCTCATATCGATGCTCGTACGATGGAGATTCACCACAGCAAACACCACAACGGATATACCACTAAGCTCAATGCAGCAGTGGAAGGAACGGATCTAGCTGGCAAGTCAATTGAAGACATTCTGGCAAACGTTTCGGCCCACGGTGGTGGTGTGCGCAACAACGGTGGAGGTTATTACAACCACAATTTATTCTGGTCTGTAATGGGACCTAATGGCGGAGGAAACCCAAGCGGTGAATTGGCTGATGCCATCAACAGCGCTTTCGGTTCTTTCGACGCTTTTAAAGAGCAGTTCTCGAATGCGGCCGCTACACAATTCGGTTCGGGATGGGCTTGGTTGGTCGTGAACAACGGCGCACTTGAAGTGTGCAGCACGCCAAATCAAGACAATCCACTGATGGATGCCAGCGACTGCAGCGGTACTCCAATCCTCGGACTTGATGTCTGGGAGCACGCGTACTACTTGAACTACCAAAATCGCCGTCCGGACTACATTGGCGCGTTTTTCAACGTGATCAATTGGGACGAAGTAGCTCGTCGCTACGCAGAGGCGAAGTAA
- a CDS encoding phage integrase SAM-like domain-containing protein, translated as MANTGLVVEPSRWSKAKGLPLGRNAFDKELLLKLKGLEAHLIENYNRSHAQGERFNTAWLKEVINSFFNRKEEVQLDYLTEYGRHYTNKNRKANEETKKDYLDCIQRLEGYEGHLGKRLLMHEINVAFQDDYTEYLSDHANLADSTIQKELSRIRSFGAHAYKHGFDVGIGLRSIKPESVKTYNTYLTFEDLGLVEVLDLSTKPVHEDVRDWLIIGCYTGQRISDLFRMKKRMIKEIDGYKYIELTQKKNYENRGVRVRIPIHPWVKEVLKRRGDFPGLWSSSNGSNATIFNRYVKEVCKLAGINELTEGALRNPSTGKYEKGEYEKWRLISSHTCRRSFATNFYGQPGYTTPLLMSITGHRKEETFLKYIKKAPIDYSKQLAELWQNEGPRGEDIVTIYD; from the coding sequence ATGGCTAACACCGGACTAGTAGTTGAGCCCTCGAGGTGGAGCAAGGCCAAAGGCTTGCCTCTTGGCCGAAACGCATTTGATAAAGAGCTCTTATTAAAGCTCAAAGGACTAGAGGCTCATCTCATCGAGAATTACAATCGCTCACATGCTCAAGGAGAACGGTTCAATACGGCTTGGTTAAAAGAGGTCATAAACTCCTTCTTTAATCGCAAAGAAGAGGTTCAACTTGACTATTTAACAGAGTATGGGCGACACTACACCAATAAAAACCGGAAGGCTAATGAGGAGACTAAAAAGGACTATCTCGATTGTATTCAGAGGCTTGAAGGTTACGAAGGCCATTTAGGTAAACGTCTATTGATGCACGAAATCAATGTTGCCTTTCAAGACGACTATACTGAATACCTGTCTGACCACGCAAACCTAGCGGATAGTACTATCCAAAAAGAGCTTTCGAGGATTAGATCCTTTGGGGCGCACGCATACAAACATGGATTCGATGTTGGGATTGGGCTTAGGTCTATTAAACCCGAAAGCGTTAAAACCTACAACACCTATCTAACTTTTGAAGACCTGGGCTTGGTTGAAGTTTTAGACCTCAGCACAAAGCCAGTACATGAAGACGTTAGGGACTGGCTAATCATAGGTTGTTACACTGGGCAAAGGATAAGTGATCTGTTCCGAATGAAGAAGCGAATGATAAAGGAAATCGATGGGTACAAGTACATTGAGCTTACGCAAAAGAAAAACTATGAAAATAGAGGTGTTAGGGTAAGAATTCCGATACATCCTTGGGTTAAAGAAGTTCTCAAAAGACGAGGTGACTTTCCGGGTTTATGGAGCTCTTCAAATGGAAGTAACGCTACTATTTTTAACCGTTATGTAAAAGAGGTTTGCAAACTGGCAGGTATCAATGAACTAACTGAAGGAGCTTTACGCAACCCTAGCACTGGCAAGTATGAGAAAGGAGAGTACGAGAAATGGCGTCTCATTAGCTCACATACATGCCGCAGATCTTTTGCAACAAACTTTTACGGTCAACCAGGATACACCACTCCACTCTTAATGAGTATTACGGGGCATAGAAAGGAGGAGACTTTTCTCAAGTATATCAAGAAGGCACCCATCGACTACTCGAAACAGCTCGCTGAACTATGGCAAAATGAAGGGCCTCGAGGAGAGGATATTGTGACCATATACGACTAA
- a CDS encoding metal-dependent transcriptional regulator yields the protein MHSTSEENYLKAIYTLSEHRTKTVSTKAIADRLETQSSSVTDMVKRLSEKGLVNYQRYQGVELSDIGFEYALQIIRKHRLWETFLVEKLGFGWDEVHDMAEQLEHIQSTELTERLDAFLGHPSHDPHGDPIPNAQGEMETQNPSMLDEMKVGFSLRVVGVRDSSSEFLQYLDGVGISLGTHLEVLEIVPFDQSMSLRLDGGSAQSVSRLVAQNLYVKRV from the coding sequence GTGCATTCAACGTCCGAAGAGAATTACCTCAAAGCCATCTACACCCTTTCCGAACACCGGACCAAAACGGTGTCGACCAAGGCCATTGCCGATCGATTGGAAACGCAATCCTCATCGGTGACGGACATGGTCAAGCGACTTTCCGAAAAGGGACTGGTGAATTACCAACGCTACCAAGGGGTAGAGTTGAGCGATATCGGATTTGAATACGCGCTCCAAATCATTCGAAAGCACCGCCTTTGGGAGACCTTCTTGGTTGAAAAACTGGGCTTCGGCTGGGACGAAGTCCACGACATGGCCGAGCAATTGGAGCACATCCAGTCCACCGAACTAACCGAACGGCTCGACGCCTTCCTAGGCCACCCCTCACACGACCCCCATGGAGACCCCATTCCCAATGCTCAAGGTGAAATGGAGACTCAAAACCCCTCCATGCTCGACGAAATGAAAGTCGGCTTTAGCCTGCGCGTCGTTGGCGTGCGAGATAGTTCCTCCGAATTTCTTCAATACCTGGACGGCGTCGGAATCAGCCTCGGCACACATCTCGAAGTGCTCGAGATCGTTCCTTTTGATCAGAGTATGAGCCTACGGCTCGATGGCGGCAGCGCACAATCTGTCAGCCGACTCGTTGCACAGAATCTTTACGTCAAACGCGTTTAA
- a CDS encoding ZIP family metal transporter, translated as MEFVPDWFLEQSPVMQAFLATTFTWLLTAAGASLVFFFKDMSRKWLDAMLGFTGGVMIAASYWSLLAPAIEMSEAQGMPGWLPPAIGFLCGALFLYALDKFVPHLHINFKKEESEGPETNWHRTTLLVLAITLHNIPEGLAVGVAFGAFASGVEGAELGAAVALAIGIGLQNFPEGIAVSMPLRRTGVSAGRSFWYGQLSAIVEPIAGVVGAVAVIVAQPILPYALAFAAGAMIYVVIEEVVPETQKDRYTDIATLGFIAGFVVMMSLDVALG; from the coding sequence ATGGAATTTGTCCCCGATTGGTTTTTGGAACAGAGCCCGGTCATGCAGGCCTTTTTGGCCACGACCTTTACCTGGCTTTTGACCGCCGCAGGAGCTTCCCTGGTCTTCTTCTTTAAAGACATGAGCCGAAAATGGCTCGATGCCATGCTCGGTTTTACCGGTGGGGTGATGATTGCCGCCAGCTATTGGTCATTATTGGCCCCGGCCATCGAAATGAGTGAGGCCCAAGGGATGCCCGGATGGCTTCCTCCGGCCATTGGTTTTCTCTGCGGAGCGCTATTCTTATACGCTTTAGACAAATTCGTCCCTCACCTACACATCAATTTCAAGAAGGAAGAATCTGAAGGTCCCGAAACCAATTGGCACCGAACCACTCTCCTCGTGCTCGCCATCACCCTGCACAACATACCAGAAGGTTTAGCCGTGGGTGTCGCATTTGGCGCATTTGCCAGCGGAGTAGAAGGCGCGGAATTAGGAGCTGCCGTGGCCCTGGCCATTGGAATAGGACTGCAAAACTTCCCTGAGGGCATTGCCGTATCCATGCCTCTTCGTCGAACGGGTGTTTCGGCTGGAAGAAGTTTCTGGTACGGGCAATTGAGCGCTATTGTAGAACCCATTGCCGGAGTCGTCGGTGCCGTAGCGGTCATTGTGGCACAGCCCATTTTGCCGTATGCCTTAGCCTTTGCAGCCGGTGCCATGATCTACGTCGTGATTGAAGAAGTGGTCCCGGAAACCCAGAAGGATCGCTACACGGATATTGCCACCCTCGGTTTTATCGCCGGTTTTGTCGTGATGATGTCTTTGGACGTAGCCTTGGGCTAG